A genomic stretch from Candidatus Dormiibacterota bacterium includes:
- the rpmG gene encoding 50S ribosomal protein L33, whose amino-acid sequence MAKKENRVMVVMACTECKRRNYNTQKNKQKTTDRLELSKYCRFCRCHKPHRETK is encoded by the coding sequence ATGGCTAAAAAAGAGAACCGCGTAATGGTCGTGATGGCCTGTACCGAGTGCAAGCGTCGCAACTACAATACACAGAAGAACAAGCAGAAAACGACCGATCGGTTGGAGCTGAGCAAATATTGCCGCTTCTGCCGCTGCCATAAACCCCATCGCGAAACCAAGTAG